AGCTGATTTAGTAGCTCCTAATCTTCCTGCCATGGCTTTGGCATACGACTTTCTTCTTATGCAGCAGTGTGTCAAACAGCTTCCTTCCAATTGTTGGCAGAAATACAAGGCTCGCCAAATTTGTAATGATATTATGAATACTTTTCATCCTAATGACTTATCTACGATTAATGAGTGCCGAAATCTCGCAAAAGCGTTCCTTGGCAATGACATTGATTCTGAGGCAGTTTTTGAGAAGAATAATGACAAAGCAAATGTGTTCGCAATCGGTCATTGTCACATTGATACAGCATGGTTATGGCCGTTTGCAGAAACGAGACGTAAAATAGTCCGTTCTTGGGCTACTCAGATGAACATCATGGATCGTTATCCGGAGTATCAATTTGTTTGCTCGCAGGCACTACAGTATTTGTGGCTCAAGGAAGATCACCCTGATGTGTTTGAGAAGCTAAAAGAATATGTgaatcaaaacaaattcatCCCGATTGGTGGTAGTTGGGTTGAACATGACACAAATATTCCGAATGGAGAATCCTTAATTCGCCAATTTTTACTGGGACAGCATTTCTTCGAGAAAGAATTTGGAGTACGCTGTCGGACATTTTGGTTACCAGACACTTTCGGGTATTCTAGTCAAATTCCACAAATTTGTCGTCTTTGTGGAATGGATAGATTTCTGACTCAAAAATTGTCATGGAATAATATCAACTCATTTCCTACTTCTACATTTAATTGGGTAGCATTAGACGGCTCCCAAGTTATTTGCCATATGCCGCCTGCAAATACTTATACTGCTGATACCAACGTTAACGACGTGTTGCATTCAATAGATCAACACAAAAATCTTGTTAACGATCAAGCAGGCTTACTCGTTTTTGGTATTGGTGATGGTGGTGGTGGCCCTACTCCCGAAATGCTTGAAAAACTTCGTCGGTGTAAAGGAATTGCGAATACCGTTGGATATTTGCCAAACGTAAAGCTTGGAAATACGGTGGacgaattttttgatgGCATACTTAAAAGAACCAATGCCGGTCAAACGTTACCCTCATGGAATGGAGAATtatattttgaatttcatcGTGGAACGTACACTACGCAGGCCGAGCTTAAGAAATTAATGCGCAAAGTAGAGATAGCGCTGCATGATGCAGAATATGTATCTACTTTGGCTTCTATATTTAGTAAAGATTATTCGTATCCCAAAGAAAGCCTGCAAGACCTCTGGAGAGACACCTTGTTATGTCAGTTTCATGATGTACTTCCTGGATCCTGTATCGAGATGGTTTACAAAGATGCTATTCCTATCATGAGTAAGGTTCTAAAGAATACCGAAGCTCTTTTATGGCAGGCTATCGAACAGCTTGGTTTTAAGAAAGCTTCCTCTTCTGATAATAAAGAACAGTTATGCTTGTTGAATACCCTGCCTTGGAATGTTCGTGGTGTAATCACGGAAACCGAGGAAAACAAGCTCGTTTACTTCGAATCTTGTGACGGTAAAGGAATTTTAACGGCCGCTCATACGTCGCTGAAGCACCCTGCTGCTGCCTATCAGAAAGATGACAATTTCATATTAGTAAACGACCACTTAAGAGTTACTATTGCACCGAATGGTCTTATACTTAGTTTATTTGATTTACACAAAGAACGGGAGATTCTTGATTTAAAATCTGGTAAAAATCATGCAGGAGCTAATCAGtatgttttgtttgaagATACTCCTTTATCTTGGCAAGCTTGGGATACGGAGGTTTTTTCATTGGAAAAGTATGAAGTTTTAGATAAAGGAAAAGTCAGCATCAAAGAATCTGGTCCTTTGAGAGCATCCGTAGTTGTGGATATCCCTATTAGTGAATTAAGTCATATGAAGGCCACCATCTCCCTTGAAGGGTACAATGATTGTTCCGAGTTTACTGGTGTAAACTTTACTTGCGAAGTGGATTGGCATGAAAGTTGCAAATTCTTGAAAGTGGAGTTTCCCGTCGATATTCATTCTGAATTCGCTAGTTA
This portion of the Schizosaccharomyces pombe strain 972h- genome assembly, chromosome: I genome encodes:
- the ams1 gene encoding alpha-mannosidase — encoded protein: MTLFPVLNNTPVGKQVDSIYESRLDQFLSEGQYRDFNLPSVYDHARIDNPSGDVNNDLSKGFVDLKVYRVPDLSRPSFNEVVGHKKFDETASKGDTFGPSWATFWFEVHIRLPKSWAKYEQVIFQWNCDNEGLVYSQDGVPLQAFSGSERTDFILPDSWKTTEDTFYIEMACNGMFGTGAGSQIAPPDPNRYFTLTKADLVAPNLPAMALAYDFLLMQQCVKQLPSNCWQKYKARQICNDIMNTFHPNDLSTINECRNLAKAFLGNDIDSEAVFEKNNDKANVFAIGHCHIDTAWLWPFAETRRKIVRSWATQMNIMDRYPEYQFVCSQALQYLWLKEDHPDVFEKLKEYVNQNKFIPIGGSWVEHDTNIPNGESLIRQFLLGQHFFEKEFGVRCRTFWLPDTFGYSSQIPQICRLCGMDRFLTQKLSWNNINSFPTSTFNWVALDGSQVICHMPPANTYTADTNVNDVLHSIDQHKNLVNDQAGLLVFGIGDGGGGPTPEMLEKLRRCKGIANTVGYLPNVKLGNTVDEFFDGILKRTNAGQTLPSWNGELYFEFHRGTYTTQAELKKLMRKVEIALHDAEYVSTLASIFSKDYSYPKESLQDLWRDTLLCQFHDVLPGSCIEMVYKDAIPIMSKVLKNTEALLWQAIEQLGFKKASSSDNKEQLCLLNTLPWNVRGVITETEENKLVYFESCDGKGILTAAHTSLKHPAAAYQKDDNFILVNDHLRVTIAPNGLILSLFDLHKEREILDLKSGKNHAGANQYVLFEDTPLSWQAWDTEVFSLEKYEVLDKGKVSIKESGPLRASVVVDIPISELSHMKATISLEGYNDCSEFTGVNFTCEVDWHESCKFLKVEFPVDIHSEFASYETQFGITKRPTHYNTSWDVAKFEVCHQKFADYSDFTYGVSVLNDCKYGFSTHGNLMRLSLLRSPKQPDAHADMGKHTIRYAVYPHSKPLDSSTVRAAHKFNSNFRLLTRASDTANLDIFDAFQLVGEPNVILSHIKMAEKGKSIILRVYESLGGKSRARLVIKSLTVASVTKCNGLEEDLEELCTLKSNDYYEVPIELRAFEIATFKVNL